The Streptomyces sp. NBC_01197 genome window below encodes:
- a CDS encoding SGNH/GDSL hydrolase family protein: MPLQLPSRATVLFQGDSITDAGRVSHPTAGLGHGYAGMSAELLRAAHPDSDYTFVNRGVGGDRIADLRARWHEDGVALAPDLLSVMIGVNDTWRRYDRGDLTTIEAYEDDYRHILTRIRESSGAQLLLIEPFLVPVLPEQWAWREDLDPRIQVVRRLAEEFGAALLAADGLLNQAARSAGGAAHVAGDGVHPTPFGHRVLARAWVELVSAGPGNGTQTGPADSALDGAAALGTPDH, encoded by the coding sequence GTGCCCCTTCAGCTGCCCAGCCGCGCCACCGTCCTTTTCCAGGGCGACAGCATCACCGACGCGGGCCGGGTGTCCCACCCCACGGCCGGACTCGGCCACGGCTACGCCGGAATGAGCGCCGAGCTGCTGCGGGCTGCCCACCCGGACAGCGATTACACCTTCGTCAACCGTGGCGTCGGCGGAGACCGCATCGCCGATCTGCGCGCCCGCTGGCACGAGGACGGCGTCGCGCTCGCCCCCGACCTGCTGTCCGTCATGATCGGCGTCAACGACACCTGGCGCCGGTACGACCGGGGCGACCTCACCACCATCGAGGCGTACGAGGACGACTACCGCCACATCCTGACGCGGATCAGGGAGAGCAGCGGCGCCCAACTCCTGCTCATCGAACCCTTCCTGGTCCCGGTGCTCCCCGAGCAGTGGGCCTGGCGGGAGGACCTCGACCCGCGGATCCAGGTGGTGCGCAGGCTCGCCGAGGAGTTCGGCGCCGCGCTGCTCGCGGCCGACGGGCTGCTCAACCAGGCCGCCAGGAGCGCGGGCGGCGCCGCCCATGTCGCAGGGGACGGTGTGCACCCCACGCCGTTCGGCCACCGCGTGCTGGCCCGGGCCTGGGTGGAACTGGTCTCGGCCGGACCGGGGAACGGAACCCAGACCGGGCCGGCGGACAGCGCCCTGGACGGGGCGGCCGCCCTCGGCACCCCGGACCACTGA
- a CDS encoding GntR family transcriptional regulator → MEHTSSPSSESSPARRADRARNVAEVLRQQAAAGLYPTGFLPDERLLSKDFAVSRNTVRQALLILRDEGLVERRRGVGTVLLNRKHSHPLERLAGLAETLKSHGTVDNEVRASGTVVPPAQVARRLSVPDGEPVVRLERLRRLDGMPLSLDLTYLPVDIGLPLLDLDLENQDVFALIEQSCGQRLGAAEVTVQAVNADPHTARILAAPVGTALFAVERLSRLADGRPVDLEFLSVRGDRLTLRADLHRTGPAAG, encoded by the coding sequence ATGGAACACACCTCGTCGCCCTCTTCCGAGTCCTCCCCCGCACGGCGCGCCGACCGGGCCCGCAACGTCGCAGAGGTGCTGCGGCAGCAGGCCGCCGCAGGCCTGTACCCCACCGGTTTCCTGCCGGACGAGCGCTTGCTGTCGAAGGACTTCGCGGTCTCACGCAACACCGTCCGCCAGGCCCTGCTGATCCTGCGGGACGAGGGCCTGGTCGAGCGCCGGCGGGGAGTGGGGACGGTGCTGCTCAACCGCAAGCACTCCCATCCGCTGGAACGGCTGGCCGGACTGGCCGAGACACTGAAGTCGCACGGCACGGTCGACAACGAGGTCAGAGCCAGTGGCACGGTCGTCCCGCCCGCGCAGGTCGCCCGGCGCCTGTCGGTGCCGGACGGCGAACCGGTGGTCCGTCTCGAGCGCCTGCGGCGCCTGGACGGTATGCCGCTGTCCCTGGACCTCACCTATCTGCCGGTCGACATCGGGCTGCCGCTCCTCGACCTCGACCTGGAGAACCAGGACGTGTTCGCACTGATCGAGCAGTCCTGTGGGCAGCGGCTGGGCGCGGCCGAGGTGACGGTCCAGGCCGTGAACGCCGACCCCCACACCGCACGGATCCTGGCGGCCCCCGTAGGGACCGCGCTGTTCGCGGTGGAGCGCCTCAGCAGGCTCGCGGACGGGCGGCCGGTGGACCTGGAGTTCCTCTCCGTACGCGGCGACCGGCTCACGCTCCGGGCCGATCTGCACCGCACCGGGCCGGCCGCCGGCTGA
- a CDS encoding MFS transporter gives MCLCVTLVVGMVSAVNLAIPSLSAGSLHPSAAAVLWVVDGYVAVFACLVVPAGAVADRMGRKGVLLTGLVLFTLGCVLAAAAPDVGLLIAGRMVSGVGAAAVLPTTLALMVTGAPGDRRSRLIALWASMTGLAAVLGNVGGGAAIQSGSWRSLFLYAAPLALVALLLAALVAPTSPRLTRPVGPVSALLLTLGFLALLFAIVSGPEQGWGSAQVLGAFAAAVVLLALWTVHELHEEHPILDPRLLAGPAVRAGAVGMMSVFLGMFGLFYLNGQYLQYVKGYSALGAGVRLLPMAAALLLAPRCATVLSRRLHRRTVISLGLLVLAGGLCTVSRVGPDTPYPVYALGAGLTAAGCGLATPLLSETLMSALPPDRAGLGSGLQSLTRELGSALGVALTGTLITAGFTARLPAALRGPDAPTTVAGAEGMSAGPELHRAVITAFTDSLSTSMLVLAGLVLAAGALVLTWLPAESSVRV, from the coding sequence ATGTGCCTGTGCGTCACCCTGGTCGTGGGCATGGTCTCGGCCGTCAATCTGGCGATTCCCTCGCTGTCGGCCGGCTCGCTGCACCCCTCAGCGGCGGCGGTGCTCTGGGTGGTCGACGGCTATGTGGCCGTCTTCGCGTGTCTGGTCGTTCCCGCGGGCGCGGTGGCCGACCGGATGGGCCGCAAGGGCGTGCTCCTCACCGGCCTGGTCCTGTTCACTCTGGGCTGTGTGCTGGCCGCAGCGGCGCCCGATGTGGGCTTGCTCATCGCCGGGCGGATGGTCAGCGGTGTGGGGGCCGCCGCCGTCCTTCCCACCACGCTGGCGCTCATGGTCACCGGCGCTCCCGGCGACCGGCGGTCGCGCCTCATCGCGCTGTGGGCATCCATGACGGGACTGGCGGCCGTGCTCGGTAACGTCGGCGGTGGCGCGGCGATCCAGAGTGGCTCGTGGCGCTCGCTGTTCCTGTACGCGGCTCCCCTGGCCCTCGTGGCCCTGCTGCTGGCCGCCTTGGTCGCCCCCACGTCGCCGCGTCTCACCCGGCCGGTCGGCCCGGTCAGCGCCCTGCTGCTGACCCTCGGATTCCTGGCACTGCTCTTCGCCATCGTCTCCGGACCGGAACAGGGCTGGGGCAGCGCACAGGTCCTGGGCGCCTTCGCCGCCGCAGTCGTCCTGCTGGCTCTCTGGACCGTCCACGAACTGCACGAGGAGCACCCGATCCTCGATCCCCGGCTGCTGGCCGGCCCGGCCGTGCGGGCGGGCGCCGTGGGCATGATGTCCGTCTTCCTCGGCATGTTCGGCCTGTTCTATCTCAACGGCCAGTACCTCCAGTACGTCAAGGGCTACTCCGCCCTCGGGGCCGGTGTCCGTCTGCTGCCCATGGCCGCGGCCCTGCTGCTGGCCCCGCGCTGCGCCACGGTGCTCAGCCGACGTCTGCACCGACGCACCGTCATCAGCCTCGGGCTGCTCGTCCTGGCGGGCGGCCTCTGCACCGTCTCGCGGGTCGGCCCGGACACCCCTTACCCGGTGTACGCGCTCGGGGCGGGGCTGACGGCAGCCGGGTGCGGGCTGGCGACGCCGCTGCTCTCCGAGACCCTGATGTCGGCCCTGCCGCCTGACCGGGCAGGTCTCGGCTCGGGGCTGCAGAGTCTGACCCGCGAACTGGGCAGCGCACTCGGTGTGGCCCTCACCGGCACCCTGATCACCGCGGGTTTCACCGCCAGGCTGCCCGCTGCGCTGCGGGGCCCGGACGCGCCGACGACGGTGGCCGGCGCGGAAGGCATGAGCGCAGGTCCGGAGTTGCACCGGGCCGTGATCACCGCCTTCACCGACTCACTCAGCACCAGCATGCTGGTGCTGGCCGGTCTGGTCCTCGCCGCGGGCGCTCTCGTCCTCACCTGGCTGCCGGCGGAATCCTCCGTACGGGTCTGA
- a CDS encoding VOC family protein, producing MPRITPNLWFDTESEEAAAFYVSVFPRSEIKHVTYYTPAGPRPAGTVLTVEFVLDGQEYIAINGGPQFTFSEAVSLLVNCADQEEIDYYWAKLSEGGQEGPCGWLKDKYGVSWQVAPSEMHEFLNDPDPTRGERAMKAVFGMKKLDLAAIRAAADGV from the coding sequence ATGCCCCGGATCACCCCGAACCTCTGGTTCGACACCGAGAGCGAGGAGGCCGCCGCGTTCTACGTGTCGGTGTTCCCCCGTTCGGAGATCAAGCACGTCACGTACTACACCCCGGCCGGGCCCCGGCCGGCGGGCACCGTGCTGACCGTCGAGTTCGTGCTGGACGGCCAGGAGTACATCGCGATCAACGGCGGCCCCCAGTTCACCTTCAGCGAGGCCGTCTCACTCCTGGTCAACTGCGCCGACCAGGAGGAGATCGACTACTACTGGGCCAAGCTGAGCGAGGGCGGCCAGGAAGGACCCTGCGGCTGGCTCAAGGACAAGTACGGGGTGTCCTGGCAGGTCGCGCCCAGTGAGATGCATGAATTCCTCAACGACCCCGACCCCACGCGCGGCGAGCGGGCGATGAAGGCCGTGTTCGGCATGAAGAAGCTGGATCTGGCCGCGATCCGCGCTGCCGCCGACGGGGTGTAG
- a CDS encoding MFS transporter gives MPAAPSASSPQTPERSGGPVGPPTAPDPALLRKVALSSLLGTVIEYYDFLLYGTMAALVFGPLFFPESNSTVGTIAAFGTLAAGYVARPVGGAVFGHFGDRLGRKTVLIVTMVLMGAASCLIGLLPTYGTIGVAAPVLLILFRIVQGIAIGGEWGGATLMVVEHADARRRGLWNGVMQMGSPIGFLLSSLVVTAITLLPEDRFMAWGWRVPFLFSALLVGIGLYVRISVTESPLFQQAVRTRKEQAAKKQLRIPLAQVLRAPRVLILACAVGIGPFALTALIGTFMLTYAKAVGYETSDVMSGLTATALTGLVAIPCFSALSDRLGRRAVSLGGAAGILLLAFPIYALINTGSVPLLILGMVLGQVVQNAMYAPLGPLLSEMFGTRVRYTGASMGYQLAALIGGGFTPLFASSRLSASGSISSTPLATLAMVCGLITALAIWRTAETRGRDLSVDPAATV, from the coding sequence ATGCCCGCTGCACCCTCCGCGTCGTCCCCACAGACCCCTGAGAGATCCGGAGGGCCCGTGGGACCACCCACGGCACCGGATCCCGCTCTGCTGCGCAAGGTGGCCCTTTCGAGCCTGCTCGGCACCGTCATCGAGTACTACGACTTCCTGCTCTACGGCACGATGGCCGCCCTGGTCTTCGGCCCGCTGTTCTTCCCCGAGTCGAACTCCACCGTCGGCACGATCGCCGCGTTCGGGACCCTGGCCGCCGGCTATGTCGCGCGGCCCGTCGGCGGTGCTGTCTTCGGGCACTTCGGCGACCGGCTCGGACGCAAGACCGTACTCATCGTGACGATGGTCCTCATGGGCGCGGCGAGCTGCCTGATCGGGTTGCTGCCCACGTACGGGACCATCGGCGTCGCGGCTCCCGTGCTGCTGATCCTGTTCCGCATCGTCCAGGGCATAGCCATCGGCGGTGAATGGGGCGGCGCCACGCTGATGGTCGTCGAGCACGCCGACGCACGGCGCCGCGGCCTGTGGAACGGCGTGATGCAGATGGGGTCACCGATCGGATTCCTCCTGTCCAGCCTCGTGGTCACCGCGATCACACTCCTTCCCGAGGACCGGTTCATGGCGTGGGGCTGGCGCGTCCCGTTCCTGTTCAGCGCGCTGCTGGTCGGCATCGGCCTGTACGTGCGCATCAGCGTTACGGAGAGCCCGCTGTTCCAGCAGGCGGTACGGACCCGGAAAGAGCAGGCCGCGAAGAAGCAACTCCGCATTCCCCTGGCACAGGTGCTGCGCGCGCCGCGTGTCCTGATCCTGGCCTGCGCGGTCGGCATCGGCCCCTTCGCGCTCACGGCCCTGATCGGTACCTTCATGCTCACCTACGCCAAGGCCGTCGGGTACGAGACTTCCGACGTGATGTCCGGCCTCACGGCCACCGCGCTCACCGGTCTTGTGGCTATACCGTGCTTCTCCGCGCTGTCGGACCGCCTTGGACGCCGGGCGGTGTCGCTGGGGGGCGCCGCGGGAATCCTGCTGCTCGCTTTCCCGATCTACGCTCTGATCAACACAGGGTCCGTCCCTCTGCTGATCCTCGGCATGGTGCTCGGGCAGGTGGTGCAGAACGCGATGTACGCACCGTTGGGCCCGCTGCTGTCCGAGATGTTCGGCACCCGGGTGCGCTACACCGGGGCCTCCATGGGCTACCAGCTGGCCGCACTGATCGGCGGCGGCTTCACCCCGCTCTTCGCGAGCAGCCGGCTCTCCGCTTCGGGCAGCATCTCCAGCACGCCCCTCGCCACCCTGGCCATGGTCTGCGGGCTGATCACCGCGCTCGCCATCTGGCGCACCGCCGAAACCCGCGGCCGGGACCTGTCCGTGGACCCGGCCGCCACCGTATAG
- a CDS encoding acyl-CoA dehydrogenase family protein: MDFGFTSEEEAFRSEVFAFLADYQGLDGYFHRGENTGEGVRRVYRALGERGWLSLSWPAEFGGRGLSPAYEFILWDEMAYARVARPPMGPGLVAKALMTHGTAEQCERLLPGLRLGQINFALGYSEPDAGSDLAAVRTRATLVGDDYEINGAKCWTSNAHWADYIWLLCRTGAPDSRSRGLSVLIVPLDHPGVSVSPIPTHDGGRLNEVRFDAVRVPAGNRVGGENDGWQVVASALAVERHVQFPPKRLRRDLQDLITWVEKSGLSHDPVVRRRLVDLAVKVAETEALALALLGEIISGQPSAVPAAYHKLAGTLLAQEIARSAMEFGSNEALIKDSDVEFMWRQAILETVGGGTSEMMRGLIARQAFGLESKG, encoded by the coding sequence ATGGACTTCGGATTCACCTCCGAGGAGGAGGCGTTCCGCAGCGAGGTATTCGCGTTCCTGGCTGACTACCAGGGGCTGGACGGCTACTTCCACCGTGGTGAGAACACCGGGGAGGGCGTGCGGAGGGTCTACCGGGCGCTCGGGGAGCGCGGCTGGCTGTCACTGTCCTGGCCCGCGGAGTTCGGTGGCAGGGGGCTGTCACCCGCGTACGAGTTCATCCTGTGGGACGAGATGGCCTATGCACGGGTCGCCCGGCCGCCCATGGGCCCGGGCCTCGTCGCCAAGGCGCTCATGACTCACGGGACGGCTGAGCAGTGCGAACGTCTCCTCCCCGGGCTCCGGCTCGGGCAGATCAACTTCGCGCTCGGCTATTCGGAGCCGGACGCCGGTTCGGATCTGGCGGCGGTGCGGACCCGGGCCACGCTGGTCGGTGACGACTACGAGATCAACGGCGCCAAGTGCTGGACGTCCAATGCGCACTGGGCCGACTACATCTGGCTGCTCTGCCGGACCGGAGCCCCGGACAGCAGGTCGCGCGGGCTCAGTGTCCTGATCGTTCCACTGGACCATCCCGGCGTCTCGGTCTCCCCGATCCCGACTCATGACGGCGGTCGCCTGAACGAGGTCCGGTTCGACGCGGTGCGGGTCCCGGCCGGGAACCGGGTGGGCGGTGAGAACGACGGGTGGCAGGTGGTCGCGTCCGCGCTCGCGGTCGAACGGCATGTCCAGTTCCCGCCGAAGCGGCTGCGAAGAGACCTGCAGGACCTCATCACCTGGGTGGAGAAGTCGGGCCTGAGCCACGATCCCGTCGTACGCCGGCGGCTGGTCGACCTCGCCGTGAAAGTGGCGGAGACCGAGGCGCTGGCGCTGGCGCTGCTCGGCGAGATCATCAGCGGTCAGCCATCGGCGGTTCCGGCGGCGTACCACAAACTGGCCGGTACCCTGCTCGCCCAGGAGATCGCGCGCTCGGCCATGGAGTTCGGGTCGAACGAGGCGCTGATCAAGGACAGCGACGTCGAGTTCATGTGGCGGCAGGCGATCCTGGAAACCGTCGGCGGCGGAACGTCGGAAATGATGCGCGGACTCATCGCACGACAGGCGTTCGGTCTGGAGAGCAAAGGCTGA
- a CDS encoding enoyl-CoA hydratase/isomerase family protein, with protein MTQEQDRRADVEEPEVLFEKREHVAYITLNRPHKGNSLTGTMMPQMKAVWSEVRADPWIRAAIITGAGDRHLCTGADVNVVAGRGGMSTGTGPLTDEVFWSPRQNRVWKPVICAVNGLAAGAGLHFVVDADIVVASEQASFMDTHVNVGLVGAMENIGLAKRLPLGSALRMTLMGKDYRMPAERAYQLGLVDELVAHGQLMDTAEEMARSIAKNSPAAVSLSQQAIWGSLEMGYTQACEYGWSLLRMHWAHPDSKEGPRAFSEGREPKWTTAAGRED; from the coding sequence ATGACGCAGGAGCAGGATCGTCGGGCGGACGTCGAAGAGCCGGAAGTGCTCTTCGAGAAGCGTGAACACGTCGCATACATCACGCTCAATCGACCGCACAAGGGAAACTCCCTGACCGGCACGATGATGCCGCAGATGAAGGCCGTATGGAGTGAGGTCCGGGCGGACCCGTGGATCCGTGCGGCCATCATCACCGGCGCCGGCGACCGGCACTTGTGTACAGGTGCGGACGTGAACGTCGTGGCAGGCCGGGGCGGCATGAGCACCGGCACAGGGCCCCTGACCGACGAGGTCTTCTGGTCGCCGCGGCAGAACCGGGTGTGGAAGCCGGTCATCTGCGCCGTCAACGGCCTGGCGGCCGGAGCCGGGCTGCACTTCGTGGTCGACGCCGACATCGTGGTCGCATCGGAGCAGGCGAGTTTCATGGACACCCACGTCAATGTCGGCCTGGTGGGGGCTATGGAGAACATCGGTCTCGCCAAGCGCCTGCCGCTGGGCTCCGCGCTGCGGATGACACTGATGGGCAAGGACTACCGGATGCCCGCGGAGCGCGCGTACCAGCTGGGACTGGTGGACGAACTGGTCGCGCACGGACAACTGATGGACACAGCCGAAGAGATGGCGCGGTCCATCGCCAAGAACTCGCCGGCCGCGGTGTCGCTCTCGCAGCAGGCGATCTGGGGGTCACTGGAAATGGGCTACACCCAGGCGTGCGAGTACGGATGGTCGCTCCTGCGGATGCACTGGGCGCACCCCGATTCGAAGGAAGGCCCCCGGGCCTTCAGCGAGGGGCGCGAACCCAAGTGGACCACCGCGGCCGGCAGGGAAGACTGA
- a CDS encoding acyl-CoA dehydrogenase, whose product MSEPVTFTPDQEALAGSVRSYCAARCTEEVQRASSGAFSWPFWQGLAELGVLSLTVPGEEGGAGEISAAAMELGRAFAPGPLASTVFAARTLPSALSHPVVSGTRLVSWGCPPLMPWAPVADVFIEADGERAWLARPAGEVNSLETLGNEPWGRVALERVLPLEGVREGTALSDMALAGYLWGAGKRVLDAAVEHARTRVQFGRAIGTFQAVAHPIVNAGLGLEAAEKLIKVAARAIDHGHHQASSLASAARLSASRAAMDAAFISHQTHGAMGYSVEGPIGHIAQRIRQLSMLPSHANQTGEQVLAMYTESGRE is encoded by the coding sequence ATGAGCGAACCTGTCACGTTCACCCCGGATCAGGAAGCGCTCGCCGGGTCCGTCCGGAGCTACTGCGCGGCCCGGTGTACCGAAGAAGTCCAGCGTGCGAGTTCAGGTGCGTTTTCCTGGCCCTTCTGGCAGGGGCTGGCCGAACTCGGTGTGCTGTCGTTGACGGTGCCCGGTGAGGAGGGCGGGGCGGGGGAGATTTCCGCCGCAGCCATGGAGTTGGGACGCGCCTTCGCCCCCGGGCCGTTGGCGTCGACCGTCTTCGCGGCACGTACGCTGCCGTCCGCGCTGTCGCACCCTGTCGTCTCCGGCACACGCCTGGTGTCGTGGGGATGCCCACCGCTGATGCCATGGGCGCCCGTCGCCGACGTGTTCATCGAAGCGGACGGCGAGCGGGCCTGGCTCGCGCGTCCTGCCGGTGAGGTGAACTCGCTGGAGACCCTCGGCAACGAGCCATGGGGACGTGTCGCCCTGGAGCGCGTTCTCCCGCTGGAAGGTGTCCGGGAAGGAACAGCCCTCTCCGACATGGCGCTTGCCGGGTACCTGTGGGGCGCGGGGAAGCGCGTACTGGACGCCGCGGTCGAACATGCACGTACCCGGGTCCAGTTCGGCCGTGCCATCGGCACCTTTCAAGCCGTCGCACATCCGATCGTGAACGCCGGCCTCGGACTGGAGGCCGCGGAGAAGCTGATCAAGGTCGCCGCGCGGGCGATCGACCACGGTCACCATCAGGCATCCAGCCTCGCGTCCGCAGCGCGGCTGTCCGCGTCGAGAGCCGCCATGGACGCGGCTTTCATCTCCCACCAGACGCACGGTGCCATGGGCTACTCCGTGGAAGGGCCCATCGGACACATTGCGCAGCGCATCAGGCAACTCTCCATGTTGCCGTCCCATGCGAACCAAACAGGCGAACAGGTATTGGCGATGTATACGGAGAGTGGTCGGGAATGA
- a CDS encoding acyl-CoA dehydrogenase family protein yields the protein MDFERSDTQRALLDALGTLLNRHAGPQRCRELTERGAYDHELETELRAAGFLDVFGEAGAGPLEATLAVEQISAELGAITPVPHLLVLPALGLPAPEGPVVLADREGPGPVRYGSEARQILVVGADRCGVAELSPDDAEPVPSAYGYPLARVVARRPDDLAPGTSQTMMNWWRVGACAEALGMMQSAFDLTVQYAKDRTVFGRALGSFQALQHRLSEVSVLLEGVRWLTYEAAFRGATAESSAVAASHTMATLHRLTRETHQITGAVGLTREHDLHLWTLRLQAIRAELGGLRAHQRAVVTSRWEVTAA from the coding sequence GTGGATTTCGAACGATCGGATACACAACGCGCCCTGCTGGACGCACTGGGCACCCTGCTGAACCGGCACGCCGGCCCGCAGCGCTGCCGGGAGCTCACCGAGCGCGGGGCATACGACCACGAGCTTGAGACCGAGCTGCGCGCGGCCGGATTCCTCGACGTGTTCGGCGAAGCCGGCGCGGGGCCGCTGGAAGCCACCCTGGCGGTCGAACAGATCAGTGCTGAGCTGGGCGCGATCACGCCCGTACCGCATCTGCTCGTGCTGCCCGCGCTCGGACTTCCGGCACCCGAGGGGCCGGTCGTCCTGGCCGACCGTGAGGGGCCGGGCCCCGTACGGTACGGCAGCGAGGCCAGGCAGATCCTCGTCGTCGGCGCTGACCGGTGCGGTGTCGCGGAGCTGAGTCCGGACGACGCGGAGCCGGTTCCGTCGGCATACGGCTATCCGCTGGCCCGGGTGGTGGCGCGCCGTCCCGATGACCTCGCCCCGGGGACGTCGCAGACGATGATGAACTGGTGGCGTGTGGGGGCCTGTGCCGAGGCTCTCGGGATGATGCAGAGTGCCTTCGACCTCACCGTCCAGTACGCGAAGGACCGCACGGTGTTCGGGCGTGCCCTCGGTTCGTTCCAGGCGTTGCAGCACCGGCTTTCCGAGGTGAGCGTGCTGCTCGAAGGGGTGCGCTGGCTCACCTATGAGGCGGCGTTCCGGGGCGCCACCGCGGAGTCGTCGGCTGTCGCCGCCTCGCACACGATGGCCACACTGCACCGGCTGACGCGGGAGACACACCAGATCACGGGTGCTGTCGGACTGACCAGGGAACACGATCTGCACCTCTGGACGCTCCGCCTGCAGGCAATCAGAGCCGAGCTCGGCGGTCTGCGCGCGCATCAGCGGGCCGTGGTGACATCGCGTTGGGAAGTCACAGCGGCATGA
- a CDS encoding acyl-CoA dehydrogenase family protein produces the protein MEFALSEADTAFRSDLVGFLDRELADGWNRSEHGLGSAVYTDFSRDFVHTLAAKGWLTPHWPPEYGGGGQGAWQHFVLGEEMWKRGEPRGPQYMNVNWVGPSVIKYGTEEQKKELLPPITRGEVFWCQGFSEPEAGTDLAALRTRADRDGEDYVLNGQKIWTSYANEADYCFLLARTGSVSDGRNGISVFLLPLRTPGVEVRRIDGFVGEHSFNELFLTDVRVPGNCLLGEENKGWDIVRRTLAYERVGAPRYARAALVLDGLADWCRAAGLLTDPGVQEQFGNARALCEAARVLVYRVIDERAKAKEPSPMAYQARAAMVQAERAVGDLALDVMGSEALAEQSPGDAQFRNSLGAGIAAGSYEVQLNLISRLILKLPKE, from the coding sequence ATGGAATTCGCTTTGAGTGAAGCGGACACGGCGTTCCGCAGCGACCTCGTCGGCTTTCTTGACCGCGAACTGGCCGACGGATGGAATCGCTCCGAGCATGGTCTCGGCAGCGCGGTGTACACCGACTTCTCAAGAGACTTCGTGCACACACTGGCAGCCAAGGGGTGGCTGACCCCGCACTGGCCGCCGGAGTACGGCGGTGGTGGCCAGGGGGCGTGGCAGCACTTCGTGCTCGGCGAGGAGATGTGGAAGCGGGGTGAGCCCCGCGGCCCGCAGTACATGAATGTGAACTGGGTCGGCCCCTCCGTCATCAAGTACGGCACGGAAGAACAGAAGAAGGAACTCCTGCCGCCGATCACCCGGGGCGAAGTCTTCTGGTGCCAGGGCTTCTCCGAGCCGGAGGCCGGTACAGACCTCGCGGCCCTGCGAACTCGCGCGGACCGCGATGGTGAGGACTACGTCCTCAACGGCCAGAAGATCTGGACATCGTATGCAAATGAGGCCGACTACTGCTTCCTCCTCGCGCGTACCGGTTCGGTGTCCGACGGGCGGAACGGAATCTCCGTCTTCCTGCTGCCGCTGAGAACGCCGGGCGTCGAAGTCAGGCGGATCGACGGGTTCGTCGGAGAACACTCGTTCAACGAGCTGTTTCTCACCGACGTCAGGGTTCCCGGGAACTGCCTGCTCGGCGAGGAGAACAAGGGCTGGGACATCGTCCGCAGGACACTCGCCTACGAGCGGGTCGGCGCCCCCCGTTACGCACGTGCGGCCCTGGTCCTCGACGGTCTCGCCGACTGGTGCCGAGCGGCCGGCCTGCTCACGGATCCGGGCGTACAGGAGCAGTTCGGCAATGCGAGAGCACTCTGCGAGGCTGCTCGTGTCCTGGTCTACCGGGTCATCGACGAGCGGGCCAAGGCGAAGGAGCCCTCGCCGATGGCCTATCAGGCCCGCGCGGCGATGGTGCAGGCCGAGCGTGCGGTGGGCGACCTCGCGCTCGATGTCATGGGAAGCGAAGCCCTGGCCGAGCAGTCGCCCGGCGATGCGCAGTTCCGCAACTCGCTCGGCGCCGGCATCGCCGCAGGGAGTTATGAAGTCCAGCTCAACCTGATCAGCCGCCTGATCCTGAAGCTGCCGAAGGAATAG